One region of Pagrus major chromosome 5, Pma_NU_1.0 genomic DNA includes:
- the ak7b gene encoding adenylate kinase 7, translated as MAEPRMARGAHTPKRVFINNMDSYASQHIAKFLSECELRAGPAGPEGEMKAEDEEDRLVPDQRGERAFHLVGTASDKPEEDRQYVLEEYVQLNKDELLSRLMDCDVVIYNVTQHGDQVEEASWAVSALHDKIRHFSGPKMFILISTVMTWACSKSVDPEDLDLPFTDEMFRRRRAHRNFKQHIELEKRVVKMGKTNEMFSTYVVASGLQYGMGEQVLHFFFKTSWLGGEQEIPVFGDGKNIVPMIHIKDLASVIQNVIELQPKPYYLLAVDDSNSTMEDIVKTIASVLGPGKIQKKPIEEAFHVQDLSVMEIDSLLVNLRMEAVHLKTLFSMNWSCESGLVENMALVVEEYRQTRGLLPVRLCVLGPPAVGKRTVSKQICEHYKLHHITLKETISETISQLEKAVQNADPDAGTEDSAAEAQELLNSLKDSMEKNGGLLDEQLLVKVVKDKLMSNPCRNQGFVLDSFPKTCEQAKELFYAEEHDSEDGTSLTSSYSKRITPEFVLCLDASDSFLKDRVMNLPEKQVQEHNYEQEHFLRQLATYRESNAEDDTVVNYFEELDISPLYLEITSSNEPDGLLLMQKIFHTVGQPRNYGPNSQEVQKEERRRAEVRMRREAMEQAEEEKREAEEARHRAAHWEEWTKGLEEERQQEEELLEVQSVPMRNYLMEHVMPTLTQGLIECCTAKPQDPVDFLAEYLIKNNSNFNY; from the exons ATGGCGGAGCCGAGGATGGCGAGAGGTGCACACACACCTAAAAGAGTTTTCATCAACAACATGGACTCATACGCTTCTCAACACATCGCCAAG TTTCTGTCTGAATGTGAGCTCAGAGCTGGTCCTGCTGGtccagagggagagatgaaggctgaggatgaggaggacagACTGGTTccagaccagagaggagagagagcttTTCACCTGGTTGGAACAGCCTCTGATAAACCTGAGGAGGACAGACAGTATGTGCTGGAGGAGTACGTT CAACTGAACAAGGATGAGCTGCTCTCAAGACTGATGGACTGTGATGTTGTGATCTACAACGTGACCCAGCATGGTGATCAGGTAGAAGAGGCCTCCTGGGCTGTTTCAG ctcTCCATgataaaataagacatttttctGGACCGAAGATGTTCATCCTCATCTCCACTGTGATGACCTGGGCCTGCAGCAAGTCAGTCGATCCT GAGGATCTGGATCTTCCTTTCACTGATGAGATGTTCAGGAGAAGACGAGCACATCGCAACTTTAAGCAGCACATCGAGCTGGAGAAGAGGGTGGTCAAAATGGGCAAAACT AACGAGATGTTCTCGACGTACGTGGTCGCGTCCGGACTTCAGTACGGGATGGGAGAGCAGGTCCTGCACTTCTTTTTCAAG ACATCGTGGCTGGGAGGAGAACAAGAAATACCTGTCTTTGGAGATGGCAAAAACATTGTTCCCATGATTCACATCAAAGACCTGGCAAg tgtgaTTCAGAACGTGATCGAACTTCAGCCCAAACCATATTACCTGCTAGCTGTGGATGATTCCAACAGTACCATGGAGGACATTGTGAAG ACGATTGCCTCTGTGCTCGGACCAGGGAAGATCCAGAAGAAGCCAATTGAGGAAGCGTTCCACGTGCAGGACTTGAGT GTGATGGAAATTGATTCCCTGCTGGTCAACCTTCGTATGGAGGCCGTCCATCTCAAGACTCTGTTCTCTATGAACTGGTCGTGTGAGTCTGGGCTGGTGGAGAACATGGCGCTGGTCGTAGAGGAATACCGGCAGACCAGAGGACTGCTG CCCGTCCGTCTGTGTGTGCTGGGTCCTCCAGCAGTGGGGAAGAGAACAGTGTCCAAACAGATCTGTGAACACTACAAACTCCATCACATCACACTGAAAGAGACCATCTCTGAAACCATCTCTCAGCTG GAAAAAGCTGTGCAGAATGCTGATCCAGATGCAGGGACTGAGGACTCTGCAGCAGAGGCCCAGGAGCTGCTCAACAGCCTGAAGGACAGTATGGAGAAGAATGGAG GTCTTTTGGACGAGCAGCTGTTGGTGAAGGTGGTGAAGGACAAGCTGATGTCCAACCCGTGCAGGAACCAGGGTTTTGTCCTGGACAGCTTTCCCAAAACATGTGAACAAGCTAAAGAGCTGTTCTATG ctGAGGAACATGATTCAGAAGATGGAACAAGCCTGACTTCTTCATACAGCAAGAGAATTACTCCAG AGTTCGTGTTGTGTCTGGACGCGTCAGATTCCTTCCTGAAGGATCGGGTGATGAACCTGCCTGAGAAGCAGGTACAGGAGCACAACTACGAGCAGGAGCACTTCCTACGACAGCTGGCCACATACAGAGAGAGCAACGCGGAGGATGACACTGTTGTCAACTACTTTGAAGAGCTGGACATCAGCCCTCTGTATCTGG AGATCACCAGTAGCAATGAACCTGACGGCCTGCTGCTGATGCAGAAGATCTTCCACACAGTGGGCCAGCCCAGGAACTACGGACCCAACAGCCAGGAGGtgcagaaagaggagaggaggagggctgaggtgaggatgaggagagaggccATGGAGcaggctgaggaggagaagagggaggcagaggaggccaGACACAGGGCTGCACACTGGGAGGAGTGG acgAAGGgtttggaggaggagaggcagcaggaggaggagctgctggaggtgcaGTCAGTCCCGATGAGGAACTACCTGATGGAGCACGTCATGCCCACGCTGACCCAGGGTCTGATCGAATGCTGCACAGCCAAACCACAGGACCCCGTGGACTTCCTG GCAGAGTACTTGATAAAGAACAACTCCAACTTCAACtactga